In the Styela clava chromosome 8, kaStyClav1.hap1.2, whole genome shotgun sequence genome, one interval contains:
- the LOC144425679 gene encoding uncharacterized protein LOC144425679: MDGDESPTSSGVKRKGDDSNSNAQSKVKINTISQENDVISTFVVIRGTQRKMRTYNPIVIHRNLVQKFGTLKSVRVLGSGLKIECSNEKQVKLLLECDDIGDSTTNIPVKTELFVNNDQNTRVVISDVPIDMADNELLDALSGQRVVFVKRLNRKIEGKFVQSKSVLICFNTCIVPSIVTIGYMRFRTRVYNPPPIRCFNCNRFGHVAKNCRCKVRCAKCGRNHEYNKCDSETPRCCNCGQEHSAAYGGCEVYKRERLLQKTMASTKLPYEWAKNHIKQTISETAQFSANDFPALHSKVPFQGSTPVLMIRKSKDILSSDKSSQQAPIIGQYSRPNSKEVNEDKNAPISLDPIHFFAFIAEVIKNTLEVSQSGKECDVYAIVSMSAGAQFGFDVDAGNLKNAIKQHSTKK; encoded by the coding sequence ATGGACGGCGATGAATCGCCAACTTCTTCCGGAGTGAAAAGGAAGGGGGACGATAGTAATTCTAATGCCCAAAGTAAAGTAAAAATTAACACAATAAGTCAAGAAAATGACGTTATATCTACATTCGTTGTTATACGGGGTACCCAGCGTAAGATGAGAACGTACAATCCTATAGTTATACATAGAAATCTGGTGCAGAAGTTTGGAACACTAAAATCGGTACGTGTGCTTGGTTCTGGTTTGAAAATTGAATGTTCAAACGAAAAGCAAGTTAAACTATTGTTGGAATGTGATGATATCGGCGATAGCACAACCAACATTCCAGTGAAGACTGaattgtttgtaaacaatgatCAAAATACTAGAGTAGTAATTAGCGATGTGCCAATTGACATGGCCGATAATGAATTGTTGGACGCATTATCTGGACAACGTGTTGTCTTTGTAAAAAGGCTTAATAGAAAAATCGAAGGCAAGTTTGTGCAGAGTAAATCAGTTCTAATTTGTTTTAACACATGCATTGTACCATCAATCGTGACTATCGGCTATATGCGATTCAGGACCAGAGTGTATAACCCTCCACCGATTCGTTGTTTTAATTGCAATAGATTTGGCCATGTAGCTAAAAATTGTCGATGTAAAGTTCGCTGTGCCAAGTGCGGTAGAAACCACGAATATAATAAATGTGATTCCGAAACTCCAAGATGTTGTAATTGTGGACAAGAACACAGCGCCGCATATGGTGGCTGCGAAGTATATAAACGGGAACGGTTGCTTCAAAAAACAATGGCGAGTACTAAACTACCGTATGAGTGGGCAAAAAACCACATTAAGCAAACTATTTCAGAAACTGCGCAATTTTCGGCAAATGATTTTCCGGCTCTTCACAGTAAAGTTCCTTTTCAAGGAAGTACACCTGTCCTTATGATTAGAAAGTCGAAAGATATATTGTCATCAGACAAGTCATCTCAACAAGCGCCTATTATAGGCCAATATAGTCGCCCCAATTCGAAAGAGGTAAATGAAGATAAGAATGCACCTATATCTCTGGACCCAAtacatttttttgcatttatcGCAGAAGTCATAAAAAATACGCTAGAGGTTTCTCAAAGTGGAAAAGAATGTGATGTTTACGCTATTGTTTCGATGTCCGCTGGCGCTCAATTTGGATTCGATGTCGACGCTGGCAACcttaaaaatgcaataaaacaACATTCAACCAAAAAGTAA
- the LOC120346241 gene encoding RWD domain-containing protein 4-like isoform X2 has product MELSEQQEEVEVLNSIFEGDEAFTQISDTEFQYKVGEDGSMKSFLITIKWPEQYPQIKPDINMDSFYNKHITEDVKQSIMESATEQAELLIGEAATYTIIDWAKENAELLMAEQREVVTREEGIRNSGENAVSKKKEKKEQLTKAQKRKLADRLNASGERARGWNWVDVVKHLSQTGRTES; this is encoded by the exons ATGGAACTCTCGGAACAGCAA GAAGAAGTAGAAGTTTTAAACTCGATATTTGAGGGAGATGAAGCATTTACACAAATCAGTGATACCGAATTTCAATACAAG gtGGGAGAGGATGGGTCAATGAAATCATTTCTGATCACCATAAAATGGCCTGAACAATATCCACAAATCAAACCAGATATAAATATGGATTCTTTCTACAACAAACATAT AACTGAGGATGTCAAACAAAGTATCATGGAGTCTGCTACCGAACAAGCTGAACTTTTGATCGGGGAAGCAGCCACATACACAATTATAGACTGGGCAAAAGAAAATGCAGAATTGTTAATGGCGGAACAGCGTGAAGTTGTAACTAGG GAAGAAGGCATAAGGAATAGCGGTGAAAATGCAGTTTCTAAGAAAAAAGAGAAGAAAGAACAATTGACCAAAGCACAGAAGCGGAAATTAGCAGACAGATTAA ATGCAAGTGGTGAACGCGCCAGAGGTTGGAATTGGGTAGATGTTGTTAAACAT CTTTCCCAGACTGGACGAACGGAGAGCTGA
- the LOC120346241 gene encoding RWD domain-containing protein 4-like isoform X1, which produces MLYFIQDAGEEVEVLNSIFEGDEAFTQISDTEFQYKVGEDGSMKSFLITIKWPEQYPQIKPDINMDSFYNKHITEDVKQSIMESATEQAELLIGEAATYTIIDWAKENAELLMAEQREVVTREEGIRNSGENAVSKKKEKKEQLTKAQKRKLADRLNASGERARGWNWVDVVKHLSQTGRTES; this is translated from the exons atgttatattttattcagGATGCTGGG GAAGAAGTAGAAGTTTTAAACTCGATATTTGAGGGAGATGAAGCATTTACACAAATCAGTGATACCGAATTTCAATACAAG gtGGGAGAGGATGGGTCAATGAAATCATTTCTGATCACCATAAAATGGCCTGAACAATATCCACAAATCAAACCAGATATAAATATGGATTCTTTCTACAACAAACATAT AACTGAGGATGTCAAACAAAGTATCATGGAGTCTGCTACCGAACAAGCTGAACTTTTGATCGGGGAAGCAGCCACATACACAATTATAGACTGGGCAAAAGAAAATGCAGAATTGTTAATGGCGGAACAGCGTGAAGTTGTAACTAGG GAAGAAGGCATAAGGAATAGCGGTGAAAATGCAGTTTCTAAGAAAAAAGAGAAGAAAGAACAATTGACCAAAGCACAGAAGCGGAAATTAGCAGACAGATTAA ATGCAAGTGGTGAACGCGCCAGAGGTTGGAATTGGGTAGATGTTGTTAAACAT CTTTCCCAGACTGGACGAACGGAGAGCTGA
- the LOC120346246 gene encoding programmed cell death protein 5-like, with translation MEDADLAAIRNKRMQELQMKAGDPNQAKQQAEAKQKYDEQLNGMLTQILTQDARARLNSIALVKPEKAKQLEGMLINMARSGQLGEKMTEQQLVKVLEQINDKKQRTKVKFERRRVMDSDDSD, from the coding sequence ATGGAAGACGCAGACTTGGCAGCAATTCGTAATAAGCGAATGCAGGAACTACAAATGAAGGCTGGTGATCCCAATCAAGCCAAACAGCAAGCAGAAGCAAAACAAAAGTATGATGAGCAACTTAACGGTATGCTTACACAAATTTTGACGCAAGATGCAAGAGCTCGTCTTAACAGTATTGCACTTGTAAAGCCTGAAAAAGCAAAGCAGTTGGAAGGAATGTTAATTAATATGGCCCGGTCTGGACAATTGGGTGAAAAAATGACGGAGCAGCAGTTAGTTAAAGTTCTTGAacaaattaatgataaaaaacaGCGAACAAAAGTTAAATTCGAAAGAAGAAGAGTAATGGATTCCGATGATTCAGactga
- the LOC120346236 gene encoding all-trans retinoic acid-induced differentiation factor-like: protein MKILVWLGICISFGKGVVDNEDVCSLQSCSDPYPPNGSFVDNCNSHPMLRLQGHCCENFSSGHVVGIDLSFCKLRNIKTLFHQYTEVTKINLTNNPDLKFQNTSFLGLKKLCQISVDKNVECNSQWNWFNSSWQAWNNTEDDKHDRKCINQTNTCNLLKQYHNYTCPDNSNCINNGPGQFLCDCKHGWGGYKCLRKTDSDLKLPILAGTAAATVLLSSILWYTQRRHVI from the exons ATGAAAATCTTAGTATGGCTTGGAATTTGTATCAGCTTTGGAAAAGGAGTGGTAGATAATGAG GATGTCTGTTCCCTGCAATCATGCTCAGATCCATACCCTCCTAATGGATCATTTGTTGACAATTGCAATTCACATCCTATGCTGAGACTTCAGGGACATTGCTGTGAGAACTTCTCATCTGGACATGTTGTCGG TATTGATCTGTCTTTCTGCAAGCTTCGTAACATCAAAACATTGTTTCATCAATATACTGAAGTTACAAAAAT TAATCTTACAAACAACCCAGATTTGAAGTTTCAAAATACAAGTTTTCTCGGGCTGAAGAAACTTTGTCAAAT ATCAGTAGATAAAAATGTTGAATGCAATAGTCAATGGAATTGGTTCAACAGTTCATGGCAAGCTTGGAACAATACTGAAGATGATAAGCATGACAGAAAATGCATCAATCAAACTAATACCTGCAACTTATTAAAGCAGTATCATAATT ATACATGTCCAGACAATTCAAATTGTATTAACAATGGACCAGGACAATTTTTATGTGATTGCAAGCATGGTTGGGGAGGTTACAAGTGTTTAAGAAAAACTGATTCAGACTTGAAGCTTCCTATTTTAGCTGGAACAGCTGCTGCAACTGTACTTTTATCCTCCATTTTGTG